The sequence GTCGCGTTTCGGACTCCCATCATCTTGGCAAGCGTCGGTCCGTTGATGTCAGCGTCCACAACCCCGACAGTGTTACCTTTCAGCGTGAGGGCAGTAGCGAGATTAGCCGTGAGGACACTCTTGCCGACCCCACCTTTCCCACTCATAACGGCAACAGTATGTTTGACGGAGGCAAGCCGTTTCTGAACCCGGTCCGCTTGCGCTGTGACCTGCCCAATAATGTTGGAGCCAGCATCGTTCGGCAGTTCTTTGTAAGTTTTCATTTCTTGCCGATCGCATAGAGTGCTTGGTAGCTGCGCAAATAGAGTACCCCGTTTGAGATAGCAGGAGATGCAGCGATGACCTCCCCTAACGAATTGCTGGCGACGATTTCAAACGCACGTCCCGTTTTTACAACGTTGACAATGCCGTCACGAGACGTTAGATAGATGTGTCCGTTCGCATACACAGGCGAGGCACGATGTCGGTGTCGATGCGTCCGCTCGCGATAGAGTTGTTCTCCAGTCTCGGCATCAAGACATATCAGATCACCCCGCTCTCGACAGAGATAAACCAAGCCATCCTGAATAACCGGGGAGGGAACATCCGGTGTCCCCTGTCGAAGTTTCCAAAGTTGCCATTTGCTATCAGTTATATCGCCTTTTGCAGCGGGATCAATGCCCAAAACAGGTCCGTTTTTCGCCGACGGAACGACGATAAGCCCCTCTGTCGCAACCGGAGAAGCGACGAACCGAAGGGACGGATTATACCCCATCACCGGATTCAAACCGCCACATCGCCAGATTTCGCTACCATCTTCAAGACTGTGGGCAGTGACATAATCCGCACCGTGGACAACAAGGTATTCACGTTCCGCATCGCGATAGAGAATCGGAGAGGTATAAGCCTGTTCACATTCATCGGTCGCATCACTTTCGCGCTTATGTTTCCAAATCTCTTTGCCCGTCATTTTGTCGAGAGCCAGCACAAGCCATGCATTACTATGGATGAGGTGAATGTAAAGTCGGTCCTTGTCAACCAGCGGTGTCGTAGACATAACGAAATAGAGGTTGAAGCTACCGTAACGCTCAGCGAGATTGGTATGCCAGACCTGATTTCCATCGAAATCGTAGCAGACAAGGTCCCCAGTTCCAAGGAATGCCCAGACATGCTCCCCATCAGTTACTGGCGAGGGTGCAGCAGAATTGCCTTCACCGCCGCGGACGCTTCGGTTACCATGCCCTACAGTCTGTTTCCAAAGTTCTTCACCCTCAGTGCTAATGCACATCAGAACGAGGGCATTCCCCTCAGCCGAAGTGAGAAAAATCTTGTCTTCCCAGATAACAGGGGTAGAGGCAGCCTCACCGGGGAGCGGTAAACGCCACTTAACATTTTCAGTTTGACTCCACTGGATAGGTACATCGGTCTCGTGGCTGATGCCGTCGTTGTTTGGGCCGCGCCACTGGTGCCAATTTTCAGCAGACAAAGACCCCACAAGGATAAACACCCCAAGTAGCAGTGTTAGTGTATTTCTTAGTATATATTTCATGGTGATCCCTCCTCGATAAAATCTACTCAAATACGGAATCGCTTTCGGCTTTCAGCGTTTGGTTGGAAGATTGGAAGACTGGAAGATTCTTTTTTCCCTTCCTCCCTTCTATCCTTCCCAC comes from Candidatus Poribacteria bacterium and encodes:
- a CDS encoding PQQ-binding-like beta-propeller repeat protein yields the protein MKYILRNTLTLLLGVFILVGSLSAENWHQWRGPNNDGISHETDVPIQWSQTENVKWRLPLPGEAASTPVIWEDKIFLTSAEGNALVLMCISTEGEELWKQTVGHGNRSVRGGEGNSAAPSPVTDGEHVWAFLGTGDLVCYDFDGNQVWHTNLAERYGSFNLYFVMSTTPLVDKDRLYIHLIHSNAWLVLALDKMTGKEIWKHKRESDATDECEQAYTSPILYRDAEREYLVVHGADYVTAHSLEDGSEIWRCGGLNPVMGYNPSLRFVASPVATEGLIVVPSAKNGPVLGIDPAAKGDITDSKWQLWKLRQGTPDVPSPVIQDGLVYLCRERGDLICLDAETGEQLYRERTHRHRHRASPVYANGHIYLTSRDGIVNVVKTGRAFEIVASNSLGEVIAASPAISNGVLYLRSYQALYAIGKK